The Streptomyces sp. 11x1 genomic sequence GACCCTGATCGTCGAGGGACACGAAGGGGGCGGCCGGGCTCGTGTGGTCGCCGAGCTGGCGCGCCTCGGGTTCGAAGTCCGGCGGCTGCCGTCCGCCCTGCACCACCTGGACCCCGCCCTGCCCTGCCGCGAACTCCTCGCAGGCCCCGGACGGCTGGCCGTCGACGGCAACCTGATCGCGGAACTCGTCCACGGCCCGCTGCGCCGGGGCCGCTCCCGGATCACCTGGATACAGGCCCTGGACCTCGCCGACGCCGTGGCCGAGCGCGACGGGGCCATGCTCCACCTGACCACGCCCGAGGTCTCGGAGGCGGCCACCGCGTACGCCCGGGTGTTCGGCACCCTCGCCCAGCACGTACCCGTGGTGACCCTCGATGTCGGCGAACCCGGCGGCCCGTCCGGGCACTCGCCGCTCGCTCGCCCCAACTCTGGCGTGAAGCAGTGCAGTTGACGATAAGTTGGCGACGACCACGCGATGTGAGGCAGGAGAGTCCCATGGCAGAAGGCCACCCCACTCCCGACCAGGAAGCGCTGTCGAAGATCGACACCACGGTCCCCCACTCGGCCCGTATCTGGAACTACTGGATGGGCGGCAAGGACAACTACGAGGTCGACCGTGAGGCGGGCGACGCCTACCGGGAGATCGCCCCGAACATCGAGACGATGGCCCGCGCCTCCCGCGTCTACCTCATCCGCACGGTCACCTTCGTGGCGCGCGAGCGCGGCATTCGCCAGTTCCTGGACATCGGCACCGGCCTTCCGACGTACGACAACACCCATCAGGTCGCCCAGAAGGTGGCCCCCGAGTCCCGCATCGTCTACGTCGACAACGACCCGCTCGTACTCCGGCACGCGCAGGCACTGCTCACCAGCACCCCCGAAGGGGTCACCGACTACGTTGACGCGGACCTGCACGACCCGGACACCATCCTGGAGGCCGCCGGGAAGATCCTCGACCTCGACAAGCCGGTGGCGCTGATGCTGATGGGCATCCTCGGCCACATCCAGGACTACGAGGAGGCCAAGGAGATCGTCCGCCGCCTCCAGGCCGCCCTGCCGTCCGGCAGCTACTTCGTCCACTACGACAGCACGGACACCGACGCCGAACTCAAGCGCGCGCAGGAGGGCTACGACGACACCGGCGCCGTCCCCTACGTCCTGCGCAGCCCCCGGCAGCTGCACGCCTACTACGAGGGCCTGGAACTGCTGGAACCCGGGATCGTCTCCTGTCCGCTGTGGCGCCCGGAACCGGGCACCACCCCGGAGCCGACGGACGTGTACGGGGGAGTGGCCTACAAGGCGTAGCACCACGGGCTCGGTGCGGAGGACTCGGGTGCTGCCTGCGGCCCGGGGGCCCGGTCCGGGGCCCGCGAGGGAGCCGGCCAGGACGGCCGTGTACTCGCGGGCACTTCGGGTAGGCCCCCCGCATGACCGGACCCGCCGACATCGACCGGCAGGTTCTCGACGCCGTGGAGAACCTGGTGCCGCTCTGGTTCTCGGCAGTGGAGGAGGTCAACCCGCGACTGTCCCCGAGACAGATCCTGGCGCTCCGCGCGGTGCGCGGGCGTCCCGAGCTGAACCTGACCGGGCTCGCGGAGCGGCTCGGCGTCGGGCTGCCCACGGCCAGCCGGCTCTGCGACCGCCTCGAAGCGGCAGACCTGCTCCAGCGCTGCGCCCGGCTCGACGACCGGCGCGAGGTGCGCCTGGTGGTGACCGAACGCGGGCGGCGGTTCCTCGCGGAGATCTCCGAACGCCTGTCGGAGCGGCTCGGAGACGCCCTGGCGGCGTTGCCGCCGACGGAACGCGTCCGGGTGGAGCAGATGCTGCGTGCCCTGGGGGGAAGTGTCAGTTGAGCTGTGCCGTGACCCGCCCGGCGGCACTGTGCACATGGCAGAGCAGCAGGCAGACGTCGTCCTCGTGCTCCTCGTCCAGCAAGGGGGCGAGGAGCTGGTCGGCCGACTCCTGGAGGTTCTCGTCCAGCGTCGTGGACGGCAGCCCGCCGAGCGTCGCCGCGAGCTGTTCGATGCCCGGGTCGATGCCCAGGGCACGCCGTTCCACCAGCCCGTCCGTGTAGAGCGCCAGCGTCGAGCCGGGCGGCAGCGGCACGGTGTGGTCGGCGATCTCCTGGTGCAGGGGGATGCCGAGCATCGCGCCCGGCTTGGCATCCAGGATCCGCACACCCCCGTCGGGCGAGCGCAGCACCGGCGGCGGATGGCCGGCGGCGGCCCAGGTGAGCGTGGGTTCGTGCGGGTGGAACCGGGCGATGACGGCCGTGGCGTACAGGTCGGGCTGGAGATGGTGCAGGAACAGATGGAGACGGGTGAGCAGCTGCCCGGGGCTCTTGCCGTCGACCGCGTACGCGCGCAGCGCCGTCCGCAGCTGGCTCATCATCACCGCCGCGTGGAGACCGTGTCCGGTGACGTCACCGATCACGGTGATCAGGCTGCCGTCGGGCTGCCGGAAGGCGTCGTACCAGTCACCGCCGATGTTCAGGCCCCGGGTGGCCGGCAGATAGCGCGCGGCCAGCCGCAGCCCCGGCGTGGTGGGCAGTTCGGTGAGCAGGGCCCGTTGCAGGGTCTCGGCGATGTCGCGGTTGTGCTCGAAGCGCCGGGCGTTCTCCAGCGCGACCCCCGCCCGCCGGGCCAGCTCGATCAGCATGAAGGCGTCGTCGGCGTCCCACCGCTCGTCGTCGGGCGGCGACAGCGTCAGCACGCCCAGGGGCGCGCCCCGGGTCATCAGGGGCACGCACAGCAGCGGCCGGGCGGGGTCGATCGCCGAGGGCGGCTGGTCGTCGACACCGGGCAGCTCGCCGGGATGGTCGGCGGCGTACTGGGGGCGCCCGCGGCGTGCCGCGACGACGGCGGCGGCCGGACGCGGACCGGCACCGGCCGTCTCGCCCTCCCCGTCGAACAGCCACACGTCGGCGCTGCGGGCGTACCGGGGCACCAGCAGCGACGGCAGCAGCCGCACGATCGCGTCGGGGTTGAGGGACGCGGTCAGGGCGGCGCTGGCGTCGGCGAGGAGGGTGAGTCGGCCGCGCGCGTTCTCGGCCTCCCTGCGGGCCTTCTGCTCGGCGTCGAACAGCTCGCGCTGCGCCCGTCCGGCCGCGTCCAGCTCGGCGTGCAGGGCGAGGACGCCCTGGTTGGTCTGGTGCAGTTCCTCGCGGTGGAAGGCGACCAGCGCCTCCTTCTCGTCGAGCTTCTCCAGCAGCAGCGCCGCGTCCTCGTCGGCTCCGAACAGCGCCTCCGCGAGGGTCGTCGGATCAGCGGGCACATGCTCGCTGTCCGGCAGCCGCACCTCCTGCGAGCAGGCCACCGTCAGCCGCCACGGCTGCCGGTACTCGCCCGGTCGCCGGTTCGCCGACGTCACCTCGACCAGGAACCGACAGCCGGCGGGCCGCGCCGTGACCGCCCGCGCCGTCAGCTGCCACGCGCCGCCCTTGGTCAGGCACTGCCGCAGCTGCGCCGAGAGCACGGACACCAGCCGAGCCCGGTCGGTCGGCGACACCCCGTGCGCGGTGGCCAGCCGTGCGGTGGCGATACGCGCCCGGGCGGCGTCGGTGACGGAACGGACGGTCCAGGTACGGGTCATGGGAGGTGGTCCGGCGGGGAGGGGCTCAGTACGGCGACGGTGGTGTCGTCGCGGACCGGCCGGGCGGGGCTGCTCGCGTCGCGCACGATCACGGCGGCGATCACAGCGGGGTCGAGGGAGGGGCTGTGGGCGGCGGGGCCCGGGCTCCAGCGGCTGGGCAGACCGTCGCTGTGCAGGACGAGCAGACGGTCGTCCCCCCAGGCCACCTCGTGCTGCGGAAGATGGGCGGCCCGGTGGGCGCCGACTATGCCGGGCCGGGACAGCAGCGACTGCCACTGCGCTCCGGTGCGCAGCCGCGCCCCGATGTTGCCGATCCCCGCGAACAGCAACCGACGTGCGGAGAGGTCGAGTTGGGCGACGGCGACGGCCGCGCCCCGGGTGTCGCGCAGCGCGCCCTCCAGCCGCCGCAGCAGCTGTGCGGGAGGCAGCTCGGGGGCGCGGTACAGCTGCTGCACGGCCGCCGAGGACGCGCGGGCCGCCGCTACGCCGTGACCCAGCCCGTCGGCCAGCATCAGCGTGGTCAGGTCGCCGGATCGGACCCAGGCCCAGGCATCGCCGGAGAACTCCGCGCCGGCGAAGGGGACGTTGACACCGCCGGCCCGGACGGCGGGGGCGGGGGAGGCCGGCTTCGCCCGGCGACCCTTCCGGGTGCCTAGCCGGGCCAGGGCGATGGTGCCCCGGCCCACCGTACTGTGCAGGTCGAAGTCGTCGGCGACCCGGCGGCACGTGCCGAGACCCGCGCCGAGCGACGACGTCGTCGAGAACCCGTCCCGCAGCGCGCCCGCGATGTCGCGCACCCCCGGCCCGTGGTCGATGGCCACGATCTGCACCATGGGGGCCGCGCCGTCCGCCCGGTCCGGGTCGGGGCGGGAGACGACGTCCAGCAGTATCAGCCCGCCCCCGGCGTGCTTGAGCAGATTGGTCGCCAGTTCGGTGGCCACCAGGGCGCAGCCGGCGGCGCGGCCCTCGTCCAGCCCGGCCCGCGCCGCGGCCGCCTCGGCGGCCACCCGGGCGTCGCGCACCCGGGTCGAGTCGTGCACCGGGACCTCCCAGACGCGCGGCATCACCGCTCCTCGCGCGGGCGCGGCGCACCCGCCAGCCAGGACGTCACCGTCACCGTGGTGCCCGAGCCGGGCCGGCTGTCGATCGCGAAGTCGTGGACCAGCCGCCGGGCGCCGCCCAGCCCCATCCCCAGACCCTCGCCGGAGGTGTAGCCGTCGAGGAGGGCCTGGTCGAGGTCGGCGATGCCGGGCCCCTCGTCCCTGAACGTCAGCCGCAGCCCTCGTGCGCCGCCCTTGTCCACGGGAGCGCACTCCATCTGGCCCCCGCCGCCGTGGACCAGGGTATTGCGGGCCAGCTCGCTGGCCGCGGTGACCAGTTTGGTCTGGTCGACCAGACCGAAGCCGAGCTGGGCGGCCGCTTGCCGCACATGCTGACGGACCCACACCAGATCGAGATCCGAGTGGATCGGCAGGCAGGCGGAGATGCCGCCGGCGGTCTGCATCACGGACTCTCCTGGCGGGCGTGGACTCGGTGGCTGAAGGTCGGGTCCGCTTCGCCGAGGAGGCGCAGCGCCTCCTCGGTGCTGAGCGCGGTACGCAGCCCCGGCAGGGTCAGTCCCAGCTCCACCAGGGTGATCGCCACGGCCGGACGCATGCCGGCCACGACCGTCCCGGCGGCGAGCAGACTCGTCTGGGCGGCGATGTCGCCCAGCACCCTGCCGAGGAAGGAGTCGACCATCTCCACACCGGACAGGTCGATCACCACCCCCGTGGCACCGCTGCGCGCGACCGTGTCGCTGATGTCCTGCTGGAGCTGCTCCGCCGCGCCGTCGTGCAGATCGCCCTGGAGCGAGACCAGGAGCACATTGCCGAGCTTGAGCACGGGAACGGGCGCCCCGTACGAGGACGGGCCGCCGTGGGCGGCGAACAGATCGCCACTCACCTGTGCCCCGAACCGGCGCCGTCGCGGGAGACGATGTCCGTGCCCAACTGCCGGAGCGCGTAGGCGAGGGCGTCTGCGAGGCTCGTGCGGGTCAGCACCGAGCTGAGGTCGATGCCCAGGTGGACGATGGTCTGCGCGATCGGCGGCCGGATGCCGGAGACGATGCACTCGGCCCCCATCAGCCGGGCCGCCGCCACGGTCTTCATCAGGTGCTGGGCCACCAGCGAGTCCACGGTCGGCACCCCGGTGATGTCCAGGATGGCGAACCGTGCGTGCTGCTCGACGATGGAGTCGAGGAGCCGCTCCATCACCACCTGGCTGCGCGCGCTGTCCAGCGTGCCGATCAGGGGGACGGCGACGATGCCCTCCCACAGCTTGATGACCGGCGTGGCGACCTCCATCAGCTGCAGCCGCTGCCGGTGGATCAGTTCCTCGCCCTCGCTGAGCGCGGTCTCCAGCACCACCAGGCGCAGGGTGCCCATCAGCACGGTCAGGGTGGTGGTGCACTCCCGTAGGTGCGCCGCCGGCGCGGCGCCGAACTCGGTCAGCAGCAGATCGGTCACGGGCGGCCGCAGCGCGTCCACCTCGGCGGAGATCTGGGTGACCGTGGAACCGGCCCGCGCCCGGGAGGCGGCCGTCCGGGCCAGCTGTTCACGGACGACCTGGAAGCCGCCGGACTCCGCGTCCTCCACGCTGTCCGTCGCGGCCACGGCGGCGAGCGCGTCCACGACGGCCCGGCCCGCCTCCACCGCCTCGTCCCGGGAGTGGGTGAAGACGGTGCGGAACAGCGCGGCGTCGGCCCAGCGCTGGGCGATCTGTTCCTGGCGGCCGCGCAGGAACCGCGCCACCTCCTGCGCGGGTGTCAACTGCTGGCCTGCCGTGTCCTGTTCCGGCACGGGTGTCTCCTCACATGCTGTAGTGCCTCCCCGCCCCGGGGAACGACTGTTGGGCTGGTTCATCGGTCGGTTCGGCCGGCACCCCCTCGGCCGAACCAGTCGAGACAGACCACGAGCGCGTCGTCGTCCGCCACGGGTGTGCCTCGGTGACCGGAGAGCTCCCTGAGCACCGCGCCGGGGACGTCGGCGGCGGGCAGCAGCCGGGTGGCATTGATCGCCCGGGCCAGCGCCCGGTCCCCGTACGCCTCCCCGCCGGGTGCGGCGACGGAGTAGACCCCGTCGCTGACGAAGATCAGCCGGTCGCCCGGTTCGAGCCGCAACTGCTGTGCGG encodes the following:
- a CDS encoding SAM-dependent methyltransferase, whose protein sequence is MAEGHPTPDQEALSKIDTTVPHSARIWNYWMGGKDNYEVDREAGDAYREIAPNIETMARASRVYLIRTVTFVARERGIRQFLDIGTGLPTYDNTHQVAQKVAPESRIVYVDNDPLVLRHAQALLTSTPEGVTDYVDADLHDPDTILEAAGKILDLDKPVALMLMGILGHIQDYEEAKEIVRRLQAALPSGSYFVHYDSTDTDAELKRAQEGYDDTGAVPYVLRSPRQLHAYYEGLELLEPGIVSCPLWRPEPGTTPEPTDVYGGVAYKA
- a CDS encoding MarR family transcriptional regulator, with product MTGPADIDRQVLDAVENLVPLWFSAVEEVNPRLSPRQILALRAVRGRPELNLTGLAERLGVGLPTASRLCDRLEAADLLQRCARLDDRREVRLVVTERGRRFLAEISERLSERLGDALAALPPTERVRVEQMLRALGGSVS
- a CDS encoding SpoIIE family protein phosphatase; protein product: MTRTWTVRSVTDAARARIATARLATAHGVSPTDRARLVSVLSAQLRQCLTKGGAWQLTARAVTARPAGCRFLVEVTSANRRPGEYRQPWRLTVACSQEVRLPDSEHVPADPTTLAEALFGADEDAALLLEKLDEKEALVAFHREELHQTNQGVLALHAELDAAGRAQRELFDAEQKARREAENARGRLTLLADASAALTASLNPDAIVRLLPSLLVPRYARSADVWLFDGEGETAGAGPRPAAAVVAARRGRPQYAADHPGELPGVDDQPPSAIDPARPLLCVPLMTRGAPLGVLTLSPPDDERWDADDAFMLIELARRAGVALENARRFEHNRDIAETLQRALLTELPTTPGLRLAARYLPATRGLNIGGDWYDAFRQPDGSLITVIGDVTGHGLHAAVMMSQLRTALRAYAVDGKSPGQLLTRLHLFLHHLQPDLYATAVIARFHPHEPTLTWAAAGHPPPVLRSPDGGVRILDAKPGAMLGIPLHQEIADHTVPLPPGSTLALYTDGLVERRALGIDPGIEQLAATLGGLPSTTLDENLQESADQLLAPLLDEEHEDDVCLLLCHVHSAAGRVTAQLN
- a CDS encoding ATP-binding SpoIIE family protein phosphatase, which produces MPRVWEVPVHDSTRVRDARVAAEAAAARAGLDEGRAAGCALVATELATNLLKHAGGGLILLDVVSRPDPDRADGAAPMVQIVAIDHGPGVRDIAGALRDGFSTTSSLGAGLGTCRRVADDFDLHSTVGRGTIALARLGTRKGRRAKPASPAPAVRAGGVNVPFAGAEFSGDAWAWVRSGDLTTLMLADGLGHGVAAARASSAAVQQLYRAPELPPAQLLRRLEGALRDTRGAAVAVAQLDLSARRLLFAGIGNIGARLRTGAQWQSLLSRPGIVGAHRAAHLPQHEVAWGDDRLLVLHSDGLPSRWSPGPAAHSPSLDPAVIAAVIVRDASSPARPVRDDTTVAVLSPSPPDHLP
- a CDS encoding anti-sigma regulatory factor; protein product: MQTAGGISACLPIHSDLDLVWVRQHVRQAAAQLGFGLVDQTKLVTAASELARNTLVHGGGGQMECAPVDKGGARGLRLTFRDEGPGIADLDQALLDGYTSGEGLGMGLGGARRLVHDFAIDSRPGSGTTVTVTSWLAGAPRPREER
- a CDS encoding STAS domain-containing protein; translation: MSGDLFAAHGGPSSYGAPVPVLKLGNVLLVSLQGDLHDGAAEQLQQDISDTVARSGATGVVIDLSGVEMVDSFLGRVLGDIAAQTSLLAAGTVVAGMRPAVAITLVELGLTLPGLRTALSTEEALRLLGEADPTFSHRVHARQESP
- a CDS encoding STAS domain-containing protein; protein product: MPEQDTAGQQLTPAQEVARFLRGRQEQIAQRWADAALFRTVFTHSRDEAVEAGRAVVDALAAVAATDSVEDAESGGFQVVREQLARTAASRARAGSTVTQISAEVDALRPPVTDLLLTEFGAAPAAHLRECTTTLTVLMGTLRLVVLETALSEGEELIHRQRLQLMEVATPVIKLWEGIVAVPLIGTLDSARSQVVMERLLDSIVEQHARFAILDITGVPTVDSLVAQHLMKTVAAARLMGAECIVSGIRPPIAQTIVHLGIDLSSVLTRTSLADALAYALRQLGTDIVSRDGAGSGHR